Proteins from a single region of Mumia flava:
- a CDS encoding acyltransferase family protein, producing the protein MSVVTQKPPAAASRTAATPVRTDIQAMRAVAVAAVVIYHVWPTSLSGGYVGVDVFFVISGFLITSHLLRHPPRGGRDLAQFWSRRIRRLLPASLLVLLATLAATYLVAPETQWANTARQSGAAALYVVNWLLAGDAVDYLAAESAATPVQHFWSLSVEEQFYLGWPILVLALVWLARRRNLPVMRAVGVGLGLVVAASFAFSVTETVTDPARAYFVTPTRVWELGIGALLAVAVAATAPRRWFAGVGPVARDLLAVLGLAAVALAVVTYSSATPFPGWQAAVPVLGAALVIAAVPSAETGPVGRIMALRPVQWLGDVSYSVYLWHWPLIVLVPYASGGSAGWLDKVVIVLATLLLAGVTKTQVEDRFRTGSWGRPLVKPYALAAVGMAAVLVASWALSTALERQQEEAQRALAEAVRGDDPCFGAAALDTPETCPPVDGDDVVPAPAEAATDKSAAYEDVGGQDCWSYLPRFRTVTCTFGDPDGQVSVALVGNSHAGQWLPALEAVAEQRGWRITTYLASRCAMAATPQAFDSSSGTDACADWVDRTAQDIVDDQPDLVLMTNRISAQSVDGDTAEDFRAGYRDVLARWDAAELDVVALADTPFPAPTTGAVPECVALHTDDLDACSGERADWLPPDPVEQAAADVGGRNVTYADLNDHVCGPRRCESVVGGVIVYFDGSHLTATYARTIAPYLGPVLDGSLGGR; encoded by the coding sequence ATGTCCGTCGTCACCCAGAAGCCGCCCGCAGCGGCGTCGAGGACGGCAGCGACGCCGGTCCGGACCGACATCCAGGCGATGCGGGCGGTTGCGGTCGCGGCGGTGGTGATCTACCACGTCTGGCCGACGTCGTTGTCCGGCGGCTACGTCGGGGTGGACGTCTTCTTCGTGATCTCGGGATTCCTGATCACGTCCCACCTGCTGCGGCACCCTCCCCGCGGTGGCCGTGATCTCGCTCAGTTCTGGTCGCGTCGGATCCGCAGGTTGCTGCCGGCGTCGTTGCTGGTGCTGCTCGCCACGCTCGCGGCGACGTACCTGGTCGCTCCGGAGACCCAGTGGGCCAACACGGCCCGCCAGAGCGGAGCCGCCGCGCTGTACGTGGTGAACTGGCTGCTCGCCGGCGACGCCGTCGACTACCTCGCGGCCGAGAGCGCCGCGACGCCGGTGCAGCACTTCTGGTCGCTGTCGGTCGAGGAGCAGTTCTACCTCGGGTGGCCGATCCTCGTGCTCGCGCTGGTCTGGCTCGCGCGCCGCCGCAACCTCCCGGTGATGCGGGCCGTCGGTGTGGGGCTCGGCCTGGTCGTGGCAGCGTCGTTCGCGTTCTCGGTGACCGAGACGGTGACCGACCCGGCGCGCGCCTACTTCGTGACGCCGACGCGGGTGTGGGAGCTGGGGATCGGCGCCCTGCTCGCCGTGGCGGTGGCTGCGACGGCCCCGAGGCGGTGGTTCGCCGGCGTCGGCCCGGTGGCGCGCGACCTGCTTGCCGTGCTGGGGCTCGCCGCGGTCGCCCTGGCGGTCGTCACGTACTCGTCGGCCACGCCGTTCCCCGGCTGGCAGGCGGCCGTTCCGGTGCTCGGGGCGGCGCTCGTGATCGCTGCGGTGCCGTCCGCCGAGACCGGCCCGGTGGGTCGGATCATGGCCCTGCGCCCCGTGCAGTGGCTGGGTGACGTGTCGTACTCGGTCTACCTGTGGCACTGGCCGCTCATCGTGCTGGTGCCGTACGCGAGCGGCGGGAGCGCCGGGTGGCTGGACAAGGTCGTGATCGTGCTGGCGACCCTCCTGCTCGCAGGGGTCACGAAGACGCAGGTCGAGGACCGGTTCCGGACGGGCTCGTGGGGACGTCCGCTGGTCAAGCCGTACGCTCTGGCGGCGGTCGGGATGGCAGCGGTCCTGGTGGCCTCCTGGGCGCTGTCGACGGCCCTCGAGCGGCAGCAGGAGGAAGCGCAGCGCGCCCTCGCGGAGGCCGTGCGCGGTGACGACCCGTGCTTCGGCGCCGCCGCGCTGGACACCCCGGAGACCTGCCCGCCCGTCGACGGCGACGACGTCGTGCCGGCGCCGGCCGAGGCGGCGACCGACAAGTCGGCGGCGTACGAGGACGTCGGCGGGCAGGACTGCTGGTCCTACCTGCCGCGGTTCCGCACGGTCACGTGCACGTTCGGTGATCCCGACGGTCAGGTCTCGGTCGCTCTCGTCGGCAACTCGCACGCCGGCCAGTGGCTGCCGGCCCTGGAGGCCGTCGCCGAGCAGCGCGGCTGGCGGATCACGACCTACCTCGCCTCGCGGTGCGCGATGGCCGCCACGCCGCAGGCCTTCGACTCCTCCAGCGGCACCGACGCCTGTGCCGACTGGGTCGATCGCACGGCGCAGGACATCGTCGACGACCAGCCCGACCTCGTGCTGATGACGAACCGGATCTCGGCGCAGTCCGTGGACGGCGACACCGCCGAGGACTTCCGCGCCGGCTATCGCGACGTGCTCGCGCGCTGGGACGCCGCCGAGCTCGACGTCGTCGCGCTGGCCGACACGCCCTTCCCGGCGCCGACGACCGGGGCGGTCCCCGAGTGCGTGGCGCTCCACACCGACGACCTCGACGCATGCTCGGGGGAGCGGGCCGACTGGCTGCCGCCCGACCCGGTGGAGCAGGCGGCCGCCGACGTCGGTGGCCGGAACGTCACGTACGCCGACCTGAACGACCACGTGTGCGGGCCGCGCCGCTGCGAGTCCGTCGTCGGAGGTGTGATCGTGTACTTCGACGGCTCCCACCTCACCGCGACGTACGCCCGGACGATCGCGCCGTACCTGGGTCCCGTGCTCGACGGGTCACTCGGGGGACGCTGA
- a CDS encoding bifunctional glycosyltransferase/CDP-glycerol:glycerophosphate glycerophosphotransferase, which produces MARNTAVTRAARQVWQRVPAPLRARLRPHVRTPVLSVIIPVYNVEDYLAECLDSVLSQSLENLEVIVVDDGSTDDSPAVIERYAHADHRVHAYRQENAGQGAARNLGVEHARGEFITFLDADDIIPPGSYAAMVRGLQASGSDFSLGNVQRIQNGRRSKAPWNLAIHDRDRIGITIDDYPDILQDVIACNRMLRRDFWVEQVGGFRGGIAYEDHVPMVQAFTRATRFDILKRVTYLWRIRENQTSTGQQKHMLQNLKDRVEVKAEAQEVLGREASAEVFAAWLGRVLAMDLTPFIRHALAADDEYRAVLEAAFARHVALASPEAWAHVPVYQKLRAWHASRGLWDQVADIDHYRNRAGIPFPTRVEDGRLVAELPILDELDPQMPRTLLELSELETRASARLIGATWPDDHTVALRGWAYVEGLDVASTPTTELWWERVGGDERVDVTGLEHVVEHRASLTTPHPHAEYSRSGFAADVDVAELVRSGHGTWSLRVRVVVDGIERTGGFVESVPGSSATPTNLESRWVGDTLVTPRWDPSLGFVVAVQPRAALLVADRLSVTPAGELTGRLTVPDGTTPRVVRARRTGIAGTVRAHTGHVDADGAVPFTLDLADAEPGSWRLEVSDGDVKTPAVVAPGTDVRGAFDGTAWRGSPALGVVGSVPAVRVEIENGELSDDHLSLVVSTLGVEGEQLRSAVMRNAQRDVAVESVTDVDEGRYRLDFPSRWADFGGTPMPIPTGFYEFVVPGGAGGDTLMAPSGAFGALCPLELANGDLRARLTASRDDVVRVAVNAPLRDTERARVHQTRLRAAYETADAEPEDAVLLQCYRGEFATDSQIALHHGLRRSRPDLTIYWGTADTSSELPDGAVRLLIGSTEWYEKLASARYLCNNIDFDGFFRKRPYQRYLQTFHGYPFKSMGRSFWAGKGWTEERIAREIARRNADWDAILVPAPFCADLYRAEYDYDGEILVSGYPRADALVSPEAGRIRADVRSRLGISDAQRAVLYAPTYRDHLTTRTYAAKRFDELDLDALASGLGDDAVILLRGHNNNQRELDRVRGKARVIDVTDYPEINDLTLAADVAVLDYSSLRFDWALTGKPMVFFVPDLDDYFGARPPLFDFAPTAPGPLVASTEAVVDALNDLDGVRATYADAIATFNKTYNALHDGRATDRVIEAFFSE; this is translated from the coding sequence ATGGCTCGGAACACGGCGGTCACGCGTGCCGCGCGCCAGGTCTGGCAGCGCGTCCCCGCGCCTCTGCGTGCGCGGCTGCGCCCGCACGTGCGCACGCCTGTCCTGAGCGTGATCATCCCGGTCTACAACGTCGAGGACTACCTCGCCGAGTGTCTCGACAGCGTGCTCTCGCAGTCGCTGGAGAACCTCGAGGTGATCGTGGTCGACGACGGGTCGACCGACGACTCGCCCGCTGTCATCGAGCGCTACGCGCACGCCGACCACCGGGTCCACGCGTACCGGCAGGAGAACGCCGGGCAGGGCGCGGCCCGCAACCTCGGGGTCGAGCACGCCCGCGGGGAGTTCATCACGTTCCTCGACGCCGACGACATCATCCCGCCCGGCTCGTACGCCGCGATGGTCCGCGGGCTCCAGGCGAGCGGCTCGGACTTCTCGCTGGGCAACGTGCAGCGGATCCAGAACGGCCGGCGTTCGAAGGCCCCGTGGAACCTCGCGATCCACGACCGCGACCGGATCGGGATCACGATCGACGACTACCCCGACATCCTGCAGGACGTGATCGCCTGCAACCGGATGCTGCGCCGGGACTTCTGGGTCGAGCAGGTCGGTGGGTTCCGCGGCGGGATCGCCTACGAGGACCACGTCCCGATGGTGCAGGCGTTCACCCGCGCGACCCGGTTCGACATCCTGAAGCGGGTCACCTACCTGTGGCGGATCCGCGAGAACCAGACCTCGACCGGCCAGCAGAAGCACATGCTGCAGAACCTCAAGGACCGGGTCGAGGTGAAGGCCGAGGCCCAGGAGGTGCTGGGGCGCGAGGCGTCTGCGGAGGTCTTCGCCGCCTGGCTCGGCCGGGTCCTGGCGATGGACCTGACGCCGTTCATCCGGCACGCCCTGGCTGCGGACGACGAGTACCGCGCGGTCCTCGAGGCCGCCTTCGCCCGACACGTCGCGCTCGCCTCTCCCGAGGCCTGGGCGCACGTGCCGGTCTACCAGAAGCTCCGGGCGTGGCACGCCTCGCGCGGTCTGTGGGACCAGGTGGCCGACATCGACCACTACCGCAACCGTGCGGGCATCCCCTTCCCGACCCGCGTGGAGGACGGCCGCCTGGTCGCCGAGCTCCCGATCCTCGACGAGCTCGACCCCCAGATGCCGCGCACCCTCCTGGAGCTCTCGGAGCTCGAGACCAGGGCCAGCGCGAGGCTGATCGGCGCCACCTGGCCGGACGACCACACCGTCGCCCTGCGCGGCTGGGCGTACGTCGAGGGCCTCGACGTGGCGTCCACGCCGACGACGGAGCTGTGGTGGGAGCGCGTCGGCGGCGACGAGCGGGTCGACGTGACCGGGCTGGAGCACGTGGTCGAGCACCGCGCCTCCCTCACCACGCCCCACCCGCACGCCGAGTACTCCCGCAGCGGCTTCGCCGCCGACGTCGACGTCGCCGAGCTGGTCCGATCGGGACACGGGACCTGGAGCCTGCGGGTCCGCGTCGTGGTCGACGGGATCGAGCGCACCGGCGGATTCGTCGAGTCGGTGCCCGGCTCGTCGGCGACCCCGACGAACCTCGAGTCGCGCTGGGTCGGCGACACGCTCGTCACGCCGCGGTGGGATCCGAGCCTCGGGTTCGTCGTCGCGGTGCAGCCCCGCGCGGCGCTCCTCGTGGCCGACCGTCTGTCCGTCACCCCCGCGGGCGAGCTGACCGGCCGCCTCACCGTCCCGGACGGGACGACGCCGCGGGTGGTGCGAGCGCGACGTACCGGGATCGCCGGGACGGTGCGGGCCCACACCGGCCACGTCGACGCGGACGGCGCGGTGCCGTTCACCCTCGACCTCGCGGACGCCGAGCCCGGCAGCTGGCGTCTCGAGGTCAGCGACGGCGACGTCAAGACGCCTGCCGTGGTCGCGCCGGGGACCGATGTCCGTGGGGCCTTCGACGGCACGGCCTGGCGGGGCTCGCCGGCACTCGGTGTCGTCGGGTCCGTCCCTGCGGTCCGGGTCGAGATCGAGAACGGCGAGCTGAGCGACGACCACCTCTCCCTCGTCGTCTCCACGCTGGGGGTCGAGGGGGAGCAGCTGCGCAGCGCCGTGATGCGCAACGCGCAGCGCGACGTCGCGGTCGAGTCGGTCACCGACGTCGACGAGGGGCGGTACCGTCTGGACTTCCCGAGCCGCTGGGCGGACTTCGGCGGGACCCCGATGCCGATCCCGACCGGCTTCTACGAGTTCGTGGTCCCCGGTGGGGCCGGCGGCGACACGCTCATGGCACCGTCCGGAGCGTTCGGTGCGCTGTGCCCGCTCGAGCTCGCGAACGGCGACCTGCGAGCACGGTTGACCGCCTCGCGCGACGACGTGGTCCGCGTCGCCGTGAACGCTCCGCTGCGTGACACCGAGCGCGCCCGCGTGCACCAGACCCGGCTGCGTGCCGCCTACGAGACCGCGGATGCGGAGCCGGAGGACGCGGTCCTGCTGCAGTGCTACCGCGGGGAGTTCGCGACCGACAGTCAGATCGCCCTGCACCACGGGCTGCGACGCTCCCGCCCCGACCTGACGATCTACTGGGGCACGGCCGACACCTCGAGCGAGCTGCCCGACGGTGCGGTGCGGCTGCTGATCGGGTCGACCGAGTGGTACGAGAAGCTGGCGTCCGCACGCTACCTGTGCAACAACATCGACTTCGACGGGTTCTTCCGCAAGCGCCCGTACCAGCGCTACCTCCAGACGTTCCACGGCTACCCGTTCAAGTCGATGGGTCGCAGCTTCTGGGCCGGAAAGGGCTGGACCGAGGAGCGGATCGCGCGCGAGATCGCCCGCCGCAACGCCGACTGGGACGCGATCCTCGTCCCGGCGCCGTTCTGTGCCGACCTCTACCGCGCCGAGTACGACTACGACGGCGAGATCCTGGTGAGCGGCTACCCCCGCGCGGACGCGCTGGTGTCGCCCGAGGCCGGACGGATCCGGGCCGACGTGCGCAGCCGGCTGGGCATCAGTGATGCTCAGCGCGCGGTCCTGTACGCCCCGACGTACCGCGACCACCTGACGACCAGGACGTACGCCGCGAAGCGCTTCGACGAGCTCGACCTCGACGCGCTCGCGTCGGGCCTGGGCGACGACGCCGTGATCCTGCTCCGCGGTCACAACAACAACCAGCGCGAGCTGGACCGTGTCCGCGGAAAGGCCCGCGTGATCGACGTGACGGACTACCCCGAGATCAACGACCTGACGCTCGCCGCCGACGTCGCGGTGCTCGACTACTCGTCGCTGCGCTTCGACTGGGCGCTGACGGGCAAGCCGATGGTGTTCTTCGTCCCGGACCTCGACGACTACTTCGGCGCCCGCCCGCCGCTGTTCGACTTCGCGCCGACCGCCCCCGGCCCGCTGGTCGCGTCGACCGAGGCCGTCGTCGACGCGCTGAACGACCTGGACGGTGTCCGCGCGACCTACGCCGACGCGATCGCCACCTTCAACAAGACGTACAACGCGCTGCACGACGGCCGGGCGACCGACCGGGTGATCGAGGCCTTCTTCAGCGAGTAG
- a CDS encoding glycosyltransferase family 2 protein, which translates to MTFPRFPRRRRTGPEEDAPPPVLGVVVPVYNVEDYLAECLESVLGQSYRHLDVVVVDDGSPDGSVAIAERFAAEDARVRIVRRDNGGLGAARNTGAHEARGHYLTFVDSDDVVPEGAFEAMVGTLEQSGSDFCVGRTERLVDGEVVHLPWAETLHAVDRIGVPVTDVPRVVRDFYTWNKIFRTSFWRGQGFAFREGVLFEDQPLITDAYCRAGAIDIVSDAAYRWRRRTDGSSLTQGMFAPDKIAERQEAITLTRPVVDACGDEGVRDAWLWTLMDSHLPLYLATTARLEQDEPLRAAVRMVRSAITADDVGRIPGVSALHKVMLHLALGPDPEALRRFVAAGGRARNRWPVRVRDGRVVAELPVDDRHSIPPSAFELDPEEIVGVARALAVGWSEDGAVRVHGCAYLDPIEIGAGREIAVAALDRTTGRRVELCVRARREGWPGPASPRPWIDVVDGTFEAVLDPGDLPADAGAARWELVATLGYGPHVREVPLVAEFPGWVVGGPATRWIAPDVTGTLGVHDDGVLSLDVQRCPVRARLLEETEEGLAVELESVADVALTEVHLARAGAHDVVPAELRALQERRWRAVWAAPQDLDPEARWRLETVVDGDRVGLRAPAEVLDRAAVTSVRPYLTHASRVRLAPTSRASVTVTAIGLAAGTLRIRGEAHGTVGQVGARVSRHDRTAAGGTEAGEDGTFTLDLPLESEDGRPLPDGRYVLRFVGRLANDPEQPERPLRWRAALAVAVPYDLADDTLEVRLLPGADRRFGLRLSGRPEAADDHDDQEGA; encoded by the coding sequence GTGACGTTCCCGCGGTTCCCCCGTCGTCGCAGGACGGGACCGGAGGAGGACGCGCCGCCGCCGGTGCTCGGTGTCGTCGTCCCGGTCTACAACGTCGAGGACTACCTCGCCGAGTGCCTCGAGAGCGTCCTCGGGCAGTCGTATCGGCACCTGGACGTCGTCGTGGTCGACGACGGGTCGCCGGACGGATCGGTCGCGATCGCCGAGCGGTTCGCGGCGGAGGACGCCCGGGTCCGCATCGTGCGGCGGGACAACGGCGGCCTCGGAGCAGCCCGCAACACCGGCGCCCACGAGGCTCGGGGCCATTACCTGACGTTCGTCGACTCCGACGACGTGGTCCCCGAGGGTGCCTTCGAAGCCATGGTCGGCACGCTCGAGCAGAGCGGGTCGGACTTCTGCGTCGGCCGGACCGAGCGACTGGTCGACGGCGAGGTCGTGCACCTGCCGTGGGCGGAGACGCTGCACGCGGTCGACCGGATCGGGGTCCCGGTCACGGACGTGCCGCGGGTCGTCCGCGACTTCTACACCTGGAACAAGATCTTCCGCACGTCCTTCTGGCGTGGACAGGGCTTCGCGTTCCGGGAGGGCGTCCTGTTCGAGGACCAGCCGCTCATCACGGACGCGTACTGCCGCGCCGGTGCGATCGACATCGTCAGCGACGCCGCGTACCGCTGGCGGCGACGCACGGACGGGTCGTCGCTGACCCAGGGGATGTTCGCTCCCGACAAGATCGCCGAGCGCCAGGAGGCCATCACCCTCACCCGGCCGGTCGTCGACGCCTGCGGTGACGAGGGCGTGCGCGACGCGTGGTTGTGGACCTTGATGGACAGCCACCTCCCGCTCTACCTCGCCACGACGGCCCGGCTCGAGCAGGACGAGCCGCTGCGAGCCGCCGTACGCATGGTGCGCAGCGCGATCACGGCCGACGACGTCGGGCGGATCCCCGGGGTCTCCGCTCTCCACAAGGTCATGCTCCACCTGGCGCTCGGGCCCGACCCCGAGGCGCTGCGCCGGTTCGTGGCCGCAGGCGGACGCGCCCGGAACCGCTGGCCCGTACGGGTGCGTGACGGGCGAGTCGTCGCGGAGCTCCCGGTCGACGACCGACACAGCATCCCGCCGTCCGCCTTCGAGCTCGACCCCGAGGAGATCGTCGGAGTCGCCCGCGCCCTCGCCGTCGGGTGGTCCGAGGACGGGGCCGTCCGCGTGCACGGCTGTGCCTACCTCGATCCGATCGAGATCGGTGCCGGCCGGGAGATCGCGGTCGCCGCCCTCGACCGTACGACCGGACGCCGGGTCGAGCTCTGCGTCCGCGCCCGTCGGGAAGGATGGCCCGGGCCCGCGAGCCCGCGACCCTGGATCGACGTCGTCGACGGCACGTTCGAGGCCGTGCTCGACCCGGGCGACCTCCCGGCGGATGCCGGGGCCGCGCGGTGGGAGCTCGTCGCGACCCTGGGCTACGGACCCCACGTACGCGAGGTGCCGCTGGTCGCCGAGTTCCCGGGATGGGTGGTCGGTGGGCCCGCGACGCGGTGGATCGCGCCCGACGTCACGGGAACGCTCGGCGTGCACGACGACGGGGTCCTGAGCCTCGACGTGCAGCGGTGCCCTGTCCGAGCACGGCTCCTCGAGGAGACGGAGGAGGGCCTCGCGGTCGAGCTCGAGTCGGTTGCGGACGTCGCGCTCACCGAGGTCCACCTCGCCCGCGCCGGTGCGCACGACGTCGTGCCCGCCGAGCTCCGGGCTCTGCAGGAGCGGCGATGGCGAGCCGTATGGGCGGCCCCGCAGGATCTCGACCCCGAGGCGCGGTGGCGGCTCGAGACGGTCGTCGACGGTGACCGGGTCGGGCTGCGGGCGCCGGCGGAGGTGCTGGACCGCGCCGCGGTCACCTCCGTGCGCCCGTACCTGACCCACGCCTCGCGCGTGCGCCTCGCACCGACGTCGCGGGCCTCGGTCACCGTGACCGCGATCGGCCTGGCCGCGGGCACCCTGCGGATCCGGGGTGAGGCGCACGGCACGGTGGGGCAGGTGGGTGCCCGCGTGTCGCGTCATGACCGGACAGCCGCCGGGGGGACCGAAGCAGGCGAGGACGGCACGTTCACCCTCGACCTGCCGCTCGAGTCCGAGGACGGCCGACCGCTTCCCGACGGACGCTACGTCCTGAGGTTCGTCGGTCGTCTCGCGAACGATCCGGAGCAGCCCGAGCGGCCGCTGCGCTGGCGAGCCGCGCTCGCGGTCGCCGTACCCTACGACCTGGCGGACGACACGCTCGAGGTGCGGCTGCTCCCGGGTGCCGACCGACGATTCGGCCTCCGCCTGTCCGGCCGCCCGGAGGCGGCCGACGACCACGACGACCAGGAGGGCGCATGA
- a CDS encoding sulfotransferase family protein, whose protein sequence is MSPTTGEGGHPPRPDSDRRLVLVAGAGRSGTSTISGTLNRLGLHVPLPALKANASNPKGFYESWWPVRFHQSLMRRARIETVDGRPEAAERVRAVVTDEDRERLADWLGALFAEQEHVVVKDPRAAWAPWLWTEVADEVGIPIGFVTMVRHPAEVVGSRTTYYQEREGIEVDTFVPVNLCGWINANLLMERHTRGRDRVVVRYESLIEDWRAETRRISTALDLGLERGVDDPSVAADVDGFIDPGLRRHQSHWDGLAVPPDLRDVADDVYAGMLAVESDPAGSADGLDRARTAYETLYRDATSIAFDATRAAVAEARAETEREVRAAERRERDEAVRRTRDRLRPKLEAERRRAKVAEERLRHPMRNAAGAVKRRLKGLLGR, encoded by the coding sequence ATGAGCCCGACGACCGGAGAGGGCGGGCACCCTCCGCGTCCCGACAGCGACCGCCGGCTCGTCCTCGTCGCCGGCGCAGGCCGCAGCGGCACCAGCACGATCAGCGGCACCCTGAACAGGCTCGGTCTGCACGTGCCGCTGCCCGCGCTGAAGGCCAACGCCTCCAACCCGAAGGGGTTCTACGAGTCGTGGTGGCCGGTGCGCTTCCACCAGTCGCTGATGCGTCGCGCGAGGATCGAGACCGTCGACGGCCGTCCCGAGGCCGCCGAGCGGGTGCGGGCCGTCGTGACGGATGAGGACCGCGAGCGGCTCGCCGACTGGTTGGGTGCGCTGTTCGCCGAGCAGGAGCACGTGGTCGTCAAGGACCCCCGCGCGGCGTGGGCCCCGTGGTTGTGGACCGAGGTCGCCGACGAGGTCGGCATCCCGATCGGGTTCGTCACGATGGTCCGCCATCCTGCCGAGGTGGTCGGGAGCCGCACGACCTACTACCAGGAGCGCGAAGGCATCGAGGTCGACACGTTCGTCCCGGTCAACCTGTGCGGCTGGATCAACGCGAACCTCCTGATGGAACGGCACACCCGGGGCCGCGATCGCGTCGTCGTCCGCTACGAGTCGCTGATCGAGGACTGGCGGGCCGAGACCCGGCGGATCTCGACGGCGCTCGACCTGGGACTCGAGCGAGGTGTCGACGACCCGTCGGTCGCGGCCGACGTCGACGGGTTCATCGATCCCGGTCTGCGTCGTCACCAGTCCCACTGGGACGGCCTGGCCGTCCCGCCGGACCTGCGCGACGTCGCCGACGACGTGTACGCGGGGATGCTCGCGGTCGAGTCCGACCCGGCCGGCAGCGCAGACGGGCTCGATCGCGCCCGGACGGCGTACGAAACGCTGTACCGCGACGCGACCTCGATCGCGTTCGACGCCACCCGCGCGGCCGTCGCCGAGGCCCGCGCCGAGACCGAGCGCGAGGTCCGGGCGGCGGAGCGCCGCGAGCGGGACGAGGCCGTTCGCCGCACGCGCGACCGGCTGCGCCCGAAGCTCGAGGCGGAGCGTCGGCGAGCGAAGGTCGCGGAGGAGCGTCTGCGGCACCCGATGCGCAACGCGGCCGGCGCTGTGAAGCGGCGCCTGAAGGGCCTGCTCGGGCGCTGA